The genomic interval ttgaatacaaggaagataatgagcctacaattgaagatcaagatccttgtgaagaggaactcattgaacatgaaatcacaagcaaggttatggatagccaagtggagagtgagcaacaagaagaaaggTTGTCAGATGAAAGTGTAGATAcggtgacattggaggatgaggaagaacatggcatcattgattcgacttcatcaatgatattgactaataaaccaccaatgaatccatatatttcatcaacaccatattatatcctctgcAAGCTAcaaaaggcttctccccaagctcatcatccaaagtcttatgttgttggtattgactttgattcaaactcatcgcttgccaagcttgaaggcaagtacaacaacaattttcaagttgtcttgcatgacgcttattatgggcgtcaaccgcttattgatgtggcacccaggtaagtttcctttccttgttctttaatgtcacattggggacaatgtgtcactttagtttgggggaggagtgacttaatttttattttgagtttttaagttttatgtcttttaatttttaatttttattgttatgagtcaattttcttaatgtgagtcaatttgaaagtaggtagatagcatgatttgaaaagttcacttatttttgaaaaatccgcgtgcttggtgatattacgttcttgactaatttcaattttgaacatggaatcatattaagtaatttttctaataattGAATTGATTTATGTATGCTAATTTGACTTGTGGAAagttgtttggaaaattctagaacttgcttgcttgctatttgaggcgaaataataaattatgcatgactaggaaagtgatttaggcaatttttggatcgattgtgcctttcaagccatccttgtaatttttatcctagttaccttttttgagccttaacctattctttgttctacacatattgagcataaaaagataaacccatgaATATCCACAATTTGACCCTAATcataccataagtagatctttagtttgggaGAATTTAGATGGGAAATTTGTTATATGTGTGTGGAAAAggtgtgaaaattgagagaatataaaaaatttgattggaaacaacttgaaaaaaagaaaagaaaagaaaaatctgacaatcagtgtcaaatctagaaaaaaataaataaatataaagttgttacaattttgttgaaaaaaaaaattaaatatctctcAAGTAATTAGAAAAAGggtattgggattgtgtgaaaaatattGTGGGTGACATAATTtgagaagcttatggtataggaaagcctaaatgaccatttcaactaccttacctaagcctaacaatacaagcctagaaagaccttctgattcttagttgtgcattaatctatattagtggagaatagtaagtattgcaagcatatggaattttgggttagtggattgatgattgtaattggcatgcataaagtggtttaattgttagttaattgcattctatggtttcacgagctaaatgaaaataaattgaaatctgtcaatggtgtaattgaactgaaattctggattatatgcataagtgaattttttcataatcatgttattgaagctacttgaaaattactcatgttttggatattgacttgtttaatgtttatttagtgttttactcgaggacgagtaaaagcttagtttgggggaatttgttagtttatttttagtattaattttagattaagtttagtatatttttaattaagttttaatcgtgtttggagcatttttacgcttgttatcttttatttttacagatttaaaatagaagaagattagaaaaatatcagagaaaaagatggaaaaaagataaaaaatatcatgatatttaaaatagagaaaattgtggaagacgaaacttcaagcctgaattcgacggtgttctgattggattttggaaaaagtgaaaacatgaaagttctagatctctcttttatctttccggaacatcttgaatcgtccaattccgagcaatattgagagagttatggccaaaatactatcagtcaacgcagcagaaaaaaaatatctcgtttgaggtttcccaaaaatttaaatccgaatgggaatttaaatattgcgtttttttccatatttttaggccttcaatgcctatatagagggaagaatggagttgatttcaggaagcaattttagagagaaaaacagagagaatacagatgcaaagtggagagatcaactgcaatattggaggcattcttcagagggttttcagcattcttctcttctctattttcatctcttttcttaaagttaatatgtgtgattgtgctctcatgaacatgtgtagctaaacactttaattagggttagatggatattgtttaacattgtttatggttttaatatgattaattttccccctaatttctatgtattctattttatttgtgcttaattacttttaattgcctgatcaccaattaactgcctatgattttgatgcgagatctgagaagtgagtgtcaaatatgctatagtagaatagaactgaatttcgatataggacgagagtacatatatggtttagatagcttatagggtttctgtgtttaatgcatgttgcatgttaaatttatcacgagagtagaaagtttgcatgtaattgagatttatatatctgagaagactataaattaccttagtaaacctgctattgcatagaaattaatattaggaaaataatcatattaggccatatccaataaaaacaattgaaatcgaagccctagtttttattaactttcaattttcttgtataattgtttcttactagtttcttattcttaattctttctttattttttttatttaaccaaatagaagtaaaagtttaattttaacgtacttaactacactccctgtgggatcgacctcactcctagtgagtctactactttaaacgatacgtacacttgcgtgtgctaaatatcgcaacaaactctaccaacactagtacaagACGAgtacttagtgcatgtggtacaaatATCATACTTTtgttaagaacgttcttgatCATctaaagccttgtaaataggtgtatgtgcgcctaaatacaagtcgatattatgttatatattttgtatttttcttaccAAGTATGTCGACTCACAAATATTATttacatgtgtaggtaaaggaaagggaAAGACTGAGAACCAGTGAGTCCAGGGCTTGAGGATGAGTGTACATATCAAGATGGTTAGACTTGGAGAGTTTGGTCTCAGGATGACTTGGGTCTTTATTTTTATAGTCGCGAAGCAACatgtttataaaatatattttgtagtttattgtaaACTTTTAATGCGGGATCATGACTTTTATGTaccattatatatttataaaaatttaaagtttaaatttagtacgatttttgagaaattctttGATTATTAAAAGTGtgcacaataattaaaaaatcactATAGCGTGCCTAAACAAGTAGAGCATTACACAGATGGGGATTGACTTCCTTCAAGCGAAAGCGAGACAACGATTGGCCTTCGACCTTTTGGGAAGTATCAAGAGAGAGAGACGTTGGGAGCGATTGGAGCGTTAGGGTTAGAAtgttaggtttttttttatatattagggttttttttaaaTGGGCGAAAGCCCGTATAAttaattcttcttcttctttttaatgGGTTGTTACGTCGGTTTTGAACTGACGCAAATAGTTTTAAAACTGACGCTAACCCTGCACTGTCACAAAATTCACAAGCTCTTTAATTGCATAGGTTTTGAAATCTTGTCGACGTTAAAACCGATACAAAAACGTGATTTTGTAGTAGTACAACTCGCTACCCTTCTTTCGAACAAACCCATTGATACAACCAAAGATTACTGTCTCTACTCATGTCATCTCTTCGAATGCTAAAGCCTTTCCACTTAGAATAAGTCGTATAAAAGATCTCCCATTGGTCTATTGTCCAACTTTTTCCCTAAAATTTCGGCCATACATATTTCATCAATGCACTTTTGTATAGATAGCTTCTTTAGAATTTTTTCCCACCCAAGATTGGAGACTATGTCAATAGCAGTCATGGCTAGCAGTATacagtataaaaaaaaatcatactagGAATAGTTTAAATCCAATAGTAATGTGTTGAATGAGATGGAAAACATAcctttataatttatatagtgCCTAGCGATATGCCTAGTGACACGAGGAATCAAGATCAGTGTTAAAAATTGGTGTTCTATATTGTGTTAAACTTATGAAAGTTTGACACATCaattaatctaatttatattaaatatgttgaCTAATTTTGTTGACTTTATTagaggtttaatttttttataaataaaaaattaattgacgTGTCAAACTTTGATTGATTTAACATAGTATGGGACACAATTTTTTAACCGGAGATCTTGATTCGTGAAATGAGATGAAAaactattgaagaaaaaaaataaatcaaaataggCAAAACCAAGTAGATCACATagcaccttttttttttcttcttatgagTATAGTGTAAAAATAGTTACAATCAATTAATAGCTTAATAACTTAAAGGTCttaaattctttttcttttttcccatTCCTCCCTCACCACTAAGCTAGCCTTAGTGGCTTAGATCACATAGCACTTTATACAAGTTAGTGTTTAATTATACATGGAGACTTAACACAATAAATTAATGTTGGCATATTTAGCATGCTAGATTAAACTTTTAGGTaacgtttggttggaggtaataaaatggaatggaatggaaataaaataattttcattccattcctttgtttggttgcatttaaaATTATTGGAATACCATTTCGATAGAATGACATTTCcatcattttggtggaatgactatttcattttaaaatagaaggaaagaccattccaatgcaagatttgaaaaattttaataattttttttatgtattttaaattttattctattccattcctattctaatttccattctcattcctatttctatatttttattcctcccaaccaaacgccagtTTAGTTAGATATTATAATACACGCCGGATGTGGACTCCTCATAAGTAAATATACTTATTCAAACCAAAATTGTAGAGATTGATTAATTTGGACTTTATTAAAACTATTGTAATTTTTCAACTGCGAGCATGATTCGCAGTGTTAACCCGAATGTGGTTACTTTGATGGTGTGACCTGCTCTTCTGCTGGTGCTTCTGGAGGTGTGGCTCTGTTTTGGAAGGCTGGGTCGGatgttcaaattaatattgtgagTATTGATAAAATTATTGTAAGGTTTGGTGAGGACCGTAACTTCAAACCTTAGATGGGGTGCTTCATCTATGCCCCACCCAAACGAAGCAAaagaaatgaattttgggaGACAATGAAAACGGTTGTTAACGAGCCGTGGATGCTTATGGGTGACACGAATGCTATTCTTAACCAGTAGGAGAAGATTAGGGGCAGATCAGTTTGTGAAAGCGAAGGTCGTGGCCTTCGAAACTTTATGTTTGATTGTGGGGCATTGGATATTGAGGGATTAGGGGCTTTCTATACTTGGACGAATGGGCAGAACTGGAACCACTTGGTTCGTGAAAAGCTTGACCGTGTTATTTGCTCTGTGGGATGGGTGGCACAATTCTTTAAAACCGGCTCCAAGAACTACCCTATTCGTCACTCTGACAACTCAGCCATTGTGTTGAATACTATGATGGATAGTGCTCAAATAAAGGCACCTTTTCGGTACCTCGATACTTGGAATATGGACGAAAATCGCCATAAGGTTATCCATGAGGCTTGGCAACAGATATTCCGTGGCTATCATAGTTTCGTGCTATGCTCTAAACTCCGTTGTACAGTTGCGGCACTGAGTAAATGGAACAAAGAATGCTTTGGGATATGTAGGAAAAAATTGGATCACTTGGAGTCTCTGTTAACCGAGGTCCAAAATTGGACCCCATCCCTGGAAAATACCCAGCTTGAAAGCGCTCTTCTTCTggaaattgatgaaattgagGCTCGGCAAGAGGCCATATGGAAGCAAAAGTCCCGCGAATTGTGGCTCAAAGAAGGGGATCGTAATTCCCGGTTTTTCCATGCCTCCATCATTGTTAGAAGAAAAAAGAATTTTATTTGGGCCGTTTCTGAGGATGGAAACCATTGGCTGGAGGACAGGGATCTTGTGGTGGACTACTTCAGATCAAAGTTCATTGAATCATACTCCTCTTTGGATCCCGTTTTGAGTGATGAATTATTCACTATGAACTCCCCATAAccccatgttgggttttatgccctcaataaaactctgtttcaatgtaatccagattattctatatcaataaagtaacagaagtaatttttcattcatttgtgtatgttttagttcacttaatcaattgcttgtctatttgatttataaattcatccaaacccctttcacatacttgaacatgtttattgtgttgtcaacacagtggaaaataaacatgactatgtgaataaagtattcctagatttatcagaacactgggtttcactgatatgacaatctacaacagagtttacttacatttggagaaatgttatgttctttccagaacataggttaaagtaaagctcaggttggatgcatggagtatgcattggaatggaccgatattgaactttgaattagattttgaaacttaccgtaaacatctattcaattcaatatcagaagttgatcctagatcacatgatctaaatcctgatatggttaggcttaatttcaagagtgttattcgtgttctttgatttgttagttaagcctaaaactttagtctgggcaatacatacattttgggaacacggtagtgcgattgagtgggagcgctaacataaatatggagtctatagcttctatctggcgaatagtaagcaaagggtgatttccttcgagcttaaccaaacgagataaatgattgagtactcatttcacttagttgaaatatcatttatacagggttaagtgttttaaggataaaatacattgtagggtgttacggtaatctaagtccctttacagtgtagatcatccatatagaggatcattgatcacattaggattataacaatggataactaataatgtgtctatatggtggaacatatagagcattctatatactgagagtgcaattctgagttctatgtgtggattcaacgaagaattaataagtcagtgaatttaagtggtaaattcaagatctgcttattggaagctcggatatatagacccatggtcccctcactagttgagatgatattacttgtaggactcatttaattgattttaattaatcaattaaaaattctcaagatagacttgtcagtttgagaatttagcactcattaagggcaaaacagtaaatagagattttgaagggcatatttattaattaggaaactttaattagtttcattattaataaaataaatgataatatattatttgataattatttttaattattaagtaattagatttatcattaatatggttgaacaatggaattggcaacatttcacaaaaaggaaaactatcaagtgtaggaaaaggaaagttggaaaagaggcaagtcttgtttccacattgcctaggccggcccctttaccttccttttccccttgattttctcagttcaaaatgtcaatcatagcccttggtggtcttctataaatagaaggcaaaggcttcagagtttaaCATCTCTgtacaagcttttcacagcattattctgaaagaattttctctcagaaaattctctctgagccgccaccctctctctctctctataccttcactgtttcgaaatgtatgagtgctagagtagtgcccacacacatcaagtaatacctcaatcatagtgaggaagggtgtgtagatttcagagacaacaaagaaggactttcgggctcagatcttgattatactctgctacagaaaggaatcaagggttagagatctgagtgggaggagacatatatattccgctgcaatcactgtaagatttctgatactcttatgtttttaatttcatatcgttttagaagttcatatttaggttgttaaatcaacatacttgtaaatagatctaagttcctggtaaaataacttccaacaactggcaccagagccatgataattgatttgcttgcaagaaatttggacttaaaacgatttgcttgttttttggatggtatcatgttgctttgagtgtcatattgatgtttgaatgttgtttgtgaattctgggaaaaatggttactgtttttattctgtaattatttttgttggatagtttggaaacttctaagcaatttacctttttacagaactcgattttgatttaatttgaattagttatgaatttttgaaaattggaaaaatcggggtgacgagcaacatgatcacgcgcgcggaagggctgcttgcagccttcctgcgccgtgatctctcggtcatgcacctagatccgcgcgcggatggccatgcacagcatgccatccgtacagttcatccaattttccaatttttttgattttgcatgctatttcatggaattaaattccgattttttgtgtagttttgtattttgatttttgtttttcaaatttcaaatctaatcatcagaaataaattaattttattttttaaaattaattttagatattagtgtaatttgattttgaaaataggaaaaaatcaagttttgcttacctttttcttatttcctttaaaatttgattattttattttttttaaggtcagatattaattttttttggtaacttgaccttaattaaaataagatcacaataatcatgataattttaaaagaggaaataaggtattttttgttaacttttaaattttgttattttttaattaaattaaattgtaaaacaagaaaagggtatgtatttaccattttctattttattttttaatttattaaataacatgaaatttaaaaggaaagttagcaatttattttgaaatgacatttaggttacccaaaacctaatttttcaaaatggtaggtttaattttattttatttttcgaaataaatgattaaaattaaataaatcctacatccaactatccaaatctaaccttgttgcaggagtatgtgttttagattgtttgtaagttttctaaaacctattattgcttgatctaaattgccttggttaacttgataatagatcagatgatctagttttaaccaaaggttcaattgacgatagatcaagtaaataatttgtaacaggtaatttttacaaacttctttcatctgtgtatgacttagcaacatgataggatccatccaaatgtgtatgcctgtgtgagcctatatgtttaatttctattatagatacatataggtggttgttgctaaataaaatatcataatccgatagattttatttaggctcatttagttgtgagcctattcaattaataacagttattcattgtaaggttaaattcctctcttttgggccttgtgtgagagttgggagccttagaagtgggtgcgacatactggacccagcttcccctcacatgaacaatcccaattgtgaaggccca from Cannabis sativa cultivar Pink pepper isolate KNU-18-1 chromosome 4, ASM2916894v1, whole genome shotgun sequence carries:
- the LOC133037094 gene encoding uncharacterized protein LOC133037094, which codes for MFDCGALDIEGLGAFYTWTNGQNWNHLVREKLDRVICSVGWVAQFFKTGSKNYPIRHSDNSAIVLNTMMDSAQIKAPFRYLDTWNMDENRHKVIHEAWQQIFRGYHSFVLCSKLRCTVAALSKWNKECFGICRKKLDHLESLLTEVQNWTPSLENTQLESALLLEIDEIEARQEAIWKQKSRELWLKEGDRNSRFFHASIIVRRKKNFIWAVSEDGNHWLEDRDLVVDYFRSKFIESYSSLDPVLSDELFTMNSP